The following DNA comes from Picosynechococcus sp. PCC 7003.
ATCTCGGACGGGAATTTATGAAAGCAGAAATCGCCCTTCTCTCTGGCACAGAATATATTCAAGATTAATTCAATTGAAATATATCCAGAATAAGTCTTTTATTAATGTGATCTAAAAATAGAATAATCTTTCAGTAAACTAACCTGTCTATTTCTTGCAACAAACAAAATATAAACATTCTTTATTATATCTAAAAAATTTAACGATTAATTATTTATTATGAAATCTATTCTATTTCAGTTAAAAGCGGCTGTTTCCAAAGCTCTAATCAAGGCATTTGGCGAAGATCTAAAGGATACTGATCCCCTTGTTGTCCCTGCCAGCAATCCGAAATTTGGTGATTATCAGTCTAATGTCGCCCTATCGCTAACGAAAACCCTTAAGAAAAATCCTAGGGAAATTGCCCAAAGTATTATCGAAGCTTTAGACGTTGCTGATATTTGCGAACCGCCGACTATTGCCGGGCCTGGTTTTGTGAACTTCAGCCTCAAACCGAGCTATTTAGCCACGCTTTTAAAGGAAGTCCAACAAAGCGATCGCCTTGCCATTGACCCAGCAGACAATCCCCAGAAAGTCATTGTTGATTTTTCTAGTCCGAATATTGCCAAGGAAATGCACGTGGGCCACCTCCGCTCAACGATTATTGGCGATTCGATTGCACGGATTTTAGAGTTTCGGGGCCAGGATGTTCTGCGCCTAAACCATGTAGGGGATTGGGGTACCCAATTCGGGATGTTAATTACCTATTTAAAGGAAGCCTATCCCGATGCTTTAACGAAAGCAGATGCCCTCGACATTGGTGATTTGGTGGCGTTCTATAAAAAAGCAAAGGTGCGTTTTGATGAAGATGAAGCCTTTAAAGAAGCTTCTCGCAATCAAGTTGTAAAATTGCAATCGGGCGACCCTGAAAGTCAGCAAGCTTGGCAACTATTGTGTGATCAATCCCGCCGAGAATTCCAAAAAATTTACGACATTCTAGATATCAAATTAACGGAACGGGGCGAATCTTTTTACAATCCCTACCTGGCGGATGTCCTAACGGCATTGGATGAAGTGGGCTTGCTCGAAGAAGATGCCGGGGCGCAATGTGTTTTCCTCGAAGGCTTTAAAAATAAAGATGGCGATCGCCTGCCATTGATCGTCCAAAAATCCGACGGTGGGTTTAACTATGCCACCACCGATTTAGCGGCAATTCGTTATCGCATCAAAGAAGATCAAGCCAAACGAATCATTTACGTGACAGATTCTGGTCAAGCCGGACATTTCGCCCAAGTATTTCAAGTGGCCGAGCGCGCCGGATTTTTCCCCGATGATGTGGAAGTCGTCCATGTGCCCTTCGGTTTAGTGCAGGGGGAAGATGGCAAGAAGCTCAAAACCCGCGCCGGCGATACAATTAAGCTCAAGGATCTCCTCGATGAAGCTGTTAACCGCTCCCGTGCCGATTTGGAAAAACGTCTTGCCGAAGATGAGCGCCAGGAAACACCAGAATTCATCGAAAAAGTTTCTCAGGTAGTGGGCATTGGAGCCGTAAAATACGCCGATCTCAGTCAAAATCGAACCAGTAATTACATCTTTAGCTTCGATAAAATGTTGGCGCTCCAGGGTAATACCGCTCCCTATATGCTCTATGCCTATGTGCGTGTCCAGGGAGTCAGCCGTCAAGGCGGCATTGACCTCAGTACCCTACCCACCGATACCCCCATCATCCTCGAAGAAGCGGCCGAACTAACCCTAGCCAAACACTTATTACAACTAAGTGAAGTCCTCGTGAGCGTTGAGCAAGATCTGATGCCCAATCGCCTCTGTGAATATCTCTATGACCTCAGCCGCAAATTCAACCAATTTTATGAGGCTTGCCCGATCCTCAAAGCCGAAGGCGATCGCCGCATTTCCCGGTTAATCCTCGCCGACACCACAGCCCGCACCCTCAAGTTGGGTTTATCTCTCCTCGGCATCGAAGTCCTCGACCGGATGTAACTGCCATCAGTCTCCCTAGTGGCCTCGGTGCAGTCAATGGGGAGAAATCAATAAGCAAACATTAAGAGATATGAAGCACCTATCACCTAAGCCTATATTTCCTGATAACTTATAGACAAGGTACAAGATAAAAGTTCTGAAAAAGCTTTTATTCGGACGAAGAGATTGAGCGGTTGTACCTCCTTTGTTCGGTCTCGCCCAGAAGTCCTTCTCAACACTTCAAGTTGAAGATAGACTCGATTATTCCCCCTAACGGAATCGGGTAGTCGGGCTATAATCACCGCCTGTTAGGCACTGTTTTTCGAGAGGCGCTTGTTGGGTTCGTTGTTAACCTCGTTTTGTTGTTTGGTAAATCTTTTTGTTAGTTAAATTTGGATTGAAAGCCTGCTCCCCTGAGTAGGCTTTCGCCTTGTCTAGGGGAAAATCACCCCAAACAGCGGTAGATTAATCTTGGGTTAATACCTCTGGCAGAGGGGTATATTCACCGATGGGGTAGCCCCTTTGCTGAATCAAGGTTTTGAGATGTTGTACTCGTTTTGCCGGGGCCGGGTGGGTCGCCAGGAAATCCCAATTGGCTCCTTGTTGTTGGCTCATTGCTTCAAAGAAATCTGTGGCGCCAGCGACCTGACCATAGGTGGCGTAGAGCAAATCTAAACCATATTCATCGGCTTGTTTTTCTTGGGCTTGGGAAAAGCGTGAGCTGCTGACAATTTGTGCGGCATCTCCCAGCCAACTGACATCGCCAAAAATAGAGGAGATCACTGTACGGATCACGAGGGCCCGACCAATATTACGCAGGTGATCCCGGTGGGCAAAGTGACCGATTTCATGGCCCAATACCATCATGAGGGCATTTTCTGAGTCCATTTGATCTAACAAGCCTTGATAGACCAGTACCGTATCCCCCGGCAGAGCAGCGGCGTTAACCACATCCTGGGGGATGTAGAGGAGCTGGTAGTCACGTTTTTCTTTAGCGCCTTCAGGAATTTCTGCCTCTAGGCGATCAAGCAAGGCATTCAATTCATCTTGGGCGGGCGAGGGTTGGGCTTGGGGTTCGTAAATTTTAACCAGGGCTTGCCCCAACCGTTGCTCCCAACTCACGGGCATCTGGACAATGAGCCAGTTGACGCTGAAGTTTAATAGCCAAATCAAGAGGGCGATCGCACAGACAAACATCCCCCCAAGGGTGAGGAGTTCCCGCAGGGAAGCTTCAGGATTGCGATCTTCTGGGGCTGGGGGAGCAGGCATAGTTAATCGAGGAGATTGGCAAGACGCGGCAAAAGCAGTGCAAAGGCTTGGCCCCGATGACTCACGTCATGTTTGAGCGCCGCTGACATTTCCGCAAAGGTCTGTTGATATTCTGGCACATAAAAAATGGGGTCATAGCCAAAGCCCCCGTCTCCCCGCAGTTCCGTGAGGATTTCTCCAGGACAGTCTCCTTGTACCTGGGCGGCAATGGTGCCGTCTGGTTTGGCGATCGCCACAGCGCAGATAAACTTCGCGCGTCGATTGGAATTATTTCCCAGTTCCGTTAACAGACGTTCAATGCGTTCTTGGTCGGTGGTGCCGTAGCGCGCCGAATATAGGCCAGGGGCACCATTGAGGGCTTCAACGGCTAAACCAGAATCATCGGCGATCGCCCATTGGTTGAGGGCTTTGGCTACCTGGGATGCCTTGAGAGCCGCATTTTCAAGGAACGTTGTCCCTGTTTCTTCAATATCGAGTTCCGGGGGCTTGAGGCGCAATTCCCAGGGCAAATCCTGGAGATAGGCTTGCATTTCTTGTAATTTACCGGGGTTTCCGGTGGCGACGACGAGGACGGGCATAGGCATCAAAATCTGAACAAAAAATTAAAAAAGTTAACCAGAATCGCAGGGCAGCGACTTCCATTTTAAGGAAATTTGCCGAAAAAAAAGACGACCAAGGGCCGCCAGGTGCAAACTTATGCTGTTGAGGTGTTGTTTGAAAAAGTTAAAAGCTGTTGGTCTTACTGAAAAATACCAATGACGCCGTGGCCGGTGAAAATTTCGAGGAGAAGTAGAGAAGCAAAGCCGATCATCGCGGCCCGACCATTGAATTTCTCTGCATATTCGGTGAAGCCGACGCGGGGATTTTCTTGGACGTAAACGGTGGGCTCTACGGCAAAGGTGTTCAGCTTGCCTTGGTCGTCGACGATGTTGCCTTGGTATTTTCTAGCCATCTTGTTATCTGGGGTAAATTAGGTTGCTTTTTATCTTGATCCAAGATTAACAACTTTTGTAACAATTTGCAACATTTTATTTTTCGAGGTTGACAAAAGCTATTGACGTAAGCACCTACTTTGTTTTAGAGAAAATTGCAAACTTTTTCTCGATGTTCTGGGAGATGGTGCCATGGGCTACAGATTTTTGGCCCATATCTTTTTAGGTTGATATTTGATATGTCCTGCACCTGAGAGGCTGCGGTCTATGGTCTGCTCGGATTTCCCCGTCATTTATTCCACACTATCGGCGATCGCCCTCCGGGAGCGTGTGCTACCCCAATATGGCCTCAAGACCGTCAGCCAATGCGAGTTATGGAATCGGGGCTTGAGTGATATTTACTTTGTTCAGGCAGCGCAGGATGTGTTTGTGTTGCGGGTTTCCCATCACCATTGGCGATCGCCCACAGAAATTTTTTTCGAGCTAGATTTTCTGAATTTCCTCAAGAATCAGGGTTTACCAGTGGCGGCTCCTCTACCGACGGAAACCGGTGAATGGGCAGTGAAAATTCAAGCTCCAGAAGGCGATCGCTATGCCACCCTGTTTCCCTTTGCCCCAGGGGAAATTGCCCTAGGAGGGTGGAACGAAACCCAAAGTCGTCACCTGGGAGCAGTGGTGGCTCAGATCCATCAGGTCAGCCAAGACTTTATCTGCGACCATCCGCGCAAACCCCTAGACCTAGATTATTTGTTGGATGAATCCTTGGGCGTGATTTTGCCCTTTTTTGGCGATCGCCCCCGGGACTGGGGATTTATGCAGGATACCGCCCACAAAATCCGCGAGACCCTGGCCCAACTGCCTAAAGAAAAGCCCCTCTGGTCTGTCTGTTGGGGTGATGCCCACTGCGGCAATGTCCACTTCACCGAAGATCACCAGCTCACCCTCTTTGATTTTGACCAATGCGGCTATGGGTGGCGCGCCTTTGAAATTGGTAAATTTTTCCAGGGGGCCCTCACCACAGGTCTCCAGCGACGGGTACGGGAAGCGTTTATCGCGGGCTATGAGTCCCAAACCACCTTTGTTACCCAGGAACAAGCTGCACTCCAAGCCCTCACCCAGCTCGCCTATATTTGGTCGTGGCGCATCAGTCTCATCAGCATTCAAATTTTTAACAATAGCCAACTGGATCGTCACTACCTCACCCAGCGCCTAGAACGGCTCAAGGCCTTATCTTCACGGGATTGGCAATTATTCTAAAGGGATTGTCTCCAGTGATAGATCCGTGCCCTGTGGCCCGGCCTAGGGAAGAATGTCGCGAAAAGTTGAAAAATTCCCTGATCAAAAATGGTATGTTCTGCTACACTTACCGTTGTGTAAAGAAATATTTCGGGCTTCGTGCTGGGAACGCGTAGTTTGAAATCTTGATATTTTTTCGATGCAAAAACAACAACAAGCTTGAGTCATGCCAGCGATCGCCTCGCTGGTTTTTTCTTGGGGCCCTTGCTGGGATAATGGAAGCCACAACTTTTAATGATCCCTTAATTAACTGCACTGGCCTTGTGCCAAAACGTTTTTACCGAACTGACCCATGGAAAATTTAGATTTTGCCCTTTATACCCAGTGGTCTGCCTATGCCACCTTGTTTTTTGCGGTCTTGGCGATCGCCGCGTTTCTTTTTAAGTGGGGCATCCGTTTCCGCTTGGTCGGCACCACCGGCTTTATGATTGTGCTCACCATTGGTTTGTTTGGCCTCAGCCTAGGACTCTTTAGCCGGAGTGTGGTGCCGGGAGCCGTGCGCTATGCCCTGGTTTACGACAATGGTGCAAACTTAGCCGTCGTCTCCGTGAAGCCTGAAGTGACCACCGAAGCGGTGAATGCGACCCTCCGCCAAGCTTCCAATGACCTCTTTTCCTACGGGCGCATTGGCAATGGGGATAATAAATTTACCGTGCGTCTCCGGGTGATGAGCCACCCCGAACCCGGCGTTTCCGAGCCCCTCTATTTGGGTCAAGTCCAACGCGCCATTGCCGACCGCGAAAATGGTGCCCTGGACATCCAGCTCTACCCAGAAAATCTCAAAAAGCTGCCCCAATCCAAGGCGATTAGTTAGGATCTAGGGAAGTTTACTGCATCTGTTTCGTCGCCATTTTTTCGATACCCAATACCCATGAAAAAGCCTACTGCTGCTCCCCAAACCCAAACTGTTCCAATGCAAGTGTTGATTGCGCCGGCCCAAGTGCTCAAGGGAAATAATGCCCTGGCCCAAGCTGGCGCGGCGATCGCCCGTTGGGGGAAACGTCCCTTTGTGGTGGGGGGGCAGCAGAGCCTCGAAAAACTGGCAATCCCGCTCCAGACCCTAGCCGAACAAGAAAAACTCGATCTCGCGACCGGTAGTTATAGCCCCGACTGTTCCGAAGCGTCCCTCAAAGAACTCAATAAAAAGTTCAAAGCCCACAAGGCGGATTTTGTCATCGGCATCGGCGGCGGCAAGGCCCTAGATACGGCCAAACTGCTCGCCCATCAGCAACGTTGCCCCATTGTGACTGTGCCCACTTCGGCGGCTACCTGTGCTGCTTGGACGGCTTTGTCGAATATTTATTCTAACCAGGGGGCCTTTCAATATGATGTGGGCTTGGATCAATGCCCGAATCTTTTGATTCTGGACTATGACTTGGTACGTACTGCGCCGCAACGAACTCTGATTGCGGGGATTGGGGATGCGATCGCCAAATGGTACGAAGCTTCCGTCAGCAGCGGTCATTCCCCCCAGACCCTTACCATTGCCGCTGTCCAAGAAGCACGCATTCTCCGGGACCTCCTCTTCCAAAAATCCCCCCAGGCGATCGCCGATGTCCACAGTTCCGCCTGGCAAGAAGTGGTTGATGCGACGGTTCTTCTCGCCGGCGTGATCGGTGGCTTAGGGGGAGCCAATTGTCGTACCGTGGCTGCCCATGCAGTTCACAACGGGTTAACCCATCTGCCTGCCGCCCATGGCATCTTGCACGGTGAGAAAGTTGCCTACGGAATTTTGGTGCAGCTCCGTCTCGAAGAAATTTGCCAAAAAAGTCAGTTGGCTGAAACAGCCCGCCAACAGCTCCTACAGTTTTACCGAGACATTGGCTTACCGAAGAGCCTCGCTGATCTCGGTCTGAATACGATGACCTTGGCCGAATTACGCCAGGTGGCAGAGATTACCTGTCAGCCCCAGTCAGACATCCACCGTTTGCCCTTCACTGTTAGCCCAGACCAGTTAATGGCGGCGATGGTTTCCACAGAAGCGACCAGAGAAAACGCTTCCCTTGAAGTCCATCCTGCCGCCGAAGCAACCAAAGCACAGGCTTAGGATTTCCAGGTCTAGACAATTGACATCTGGCGGCATCCCTAGGGTTTAATGGGGCACGGGCAATCCATATAAAAACGGCAAAACAAAAGCATGAAACACAAAGTGGGCGTCATTGGCGGCGGACAACTCGCCTGGATGATGGGGGCAGAAGCCCGGAGCCTTGGCATGGAAC
Coding sequences within:
- the argS gene encoding arginine--tRNA ligase → MKSILFQLKAAVSKALIKAFGEDLKDTDPLVVPASNPKFGDYQSNVALSLTKTLKKNPREIAQSIIEALDVADICEPPTIAGPGFVNFSLKPSYLATLLKEVQQSDRLAIDPADNPQKVIVDFSSPNIAKEMHVGHLRSTIIGDSIARILEFRGQDVLRLNHVGDWGTQFGMLITYLKEAYPDALTKADALDIGDLVAFYKKAKVRFDEDEAFKEASRNQVVKLQSGDPESQQAWQLLCDQSRREFQKIYDILDIKLTERGESFYNPYLADVLTALDEVGLLEEDAGAQCVFLEGFKNKDGDRLPLIVQKSDGGFNYATTDLAAIRYRIKEDQAKRIIYVTDSGQAGHFAQVFQVAERAGFFPDDVEVVHVPFGLVQGEDGKKLKTRAGDTIKLKDLLDEAVNRSRADLEKRLAEDERQETPEFIEKVSQVVGIGAVKYADLSQNRTSNYIFSFDKMLALQGNTAPYMLYAYVRVQGVSRQGGIDLSTLPTDTPIILEEAAELTLAKHLLQLSEVLVSVEQDLMPNRLCEYLYDLSRKFNQFYEACPILKAEGDRRISRLILADTTARTLKLGLSLLGIEVLDRM
- a CDS encoding M48 family metallopeptidase, with the translated sequence MPAPPAPEDRNPEASLRELLTLGGMFVCAIALLIWLLNFSVNWLIVQMPVSWEQRLGQALVKIYEPQAQPSPAQDELNALLDRLEAEIPEGAKEKRDYQLLYIPQDVVNAAALPGDTVLVYQGLLDQMDSENALMMVLGHEIGHFAHRDHLRNIGRALVIRTVISSIFGDVSWLGDAAQIVSSSRFSQAQEKQADEYGLDLLYATYGQVAGATDFFEAMSQQQGANWDFLATHPAPAKRVQHLKTLIQQRGYPIGEYTPLPEVLTQD
- the rdgB gene encoding RdgB/HAM1 family non-canonical purine NTP pyrophosphatase — translated: MPVLVVATGNPGKLQEMQAYLQDLPWELRLKPPELDIEETGTTFLENAALKASQVAKALNQWAIADDSGLAVEALNGAPGLYSARYGTTDQERIERLLTELGNNSNRRAKFICAVAIAKPDGTIAAQVQGDCPGEILTELRGDGGFGYDPIFYVPEYQQTFAEMSAALKHDVSHRGQAFALLLPRLANLLD
- a CDS encoding high light inducible protein; translation: MARKYQGNIVDDQGKLNTFAVEPTVYVQENPRVGFTEYAEKFNGRAAMIGFASLLLLEIFTGHGVIGIFQ
- a CDS encoding phosphotransferase enzyme family protein: MVCSDFPVIYSTLSAIALRERVLPQYGLKTVSQCELWNRGLSDIYFVQAAQDVFVLRVSHHHWRSPTEIFFELDFLNFLKNQGLPVAAPLPTETGEWAVKIQAPEGDRYATLFPFAPGEIALGGWNETQSRHLGAVVAQIHQVSQDFICDHPRKPLDLDYLLDESLGVILPFFGDRPRDWGFMQDTAHKIRETLAQLPKEKPLWSVCWGDAHCGNVHFTEDHQLTLFDFDQCGYGWRAFEIGKFFQGALTTGLQRRVREAFIAGYESQTTFVTQEQAALQALTQLAYIWSWRISLISIQIFNNSQLDRHYLTQRLERLKALSSRDWQLF
- a CDS encoding Ycf51 family protein, with amino-acid sequence MENLDFALYTQWSAYATLFFAVLAIAAFLFKWGIRFRLVGTTGFMIVLTIGLFGLSLGLFSRSVVPGAVRYALVYDNGANLAVVSVKPEVTTEAVNATLRQASNDLFSYGRIGNGDNKFTVRLRVMSHPEPGVSEPLYLGQVQRAIADRENGALDIQLYPENLKKLPQSKAIS
- a CDS encoding iron-containing alcohol dehydrogenase family protein — encoded protein: MKKPTAAPQTQTVPMQVLIAPAQVLKGNNALAQAGAAIARWGKRPFVVGGQQSLEKLAIPLQTLAEQEKLDLATGSYSPDCSEASLKELNKKFKAHKADFVIGIGGGKALDTAKLLAHQQRCPIVTVPTSAATCAAWTALSNIYSNQGAFQYDVGLDQCPNLLILDYDLVRTAPQRTLIAGIGDAIAKWYEASVSSGHSPQTLTIAAVQEARILRDLLFQKSPQAIADVHSSAWQEVVDATVLLAGVIGGLGGANCRTVAAHAVHNGLTHLPAAHGILHGEKVAYGILVQLRLEEICQKSQLAETARQQLLQFYRDIGLPKSLADLGLNTMTLAELRQVAEITCQPQSDIHRLPFTVSPDQLMAAMVSTEATRENASLEVHPAAEATKAQA